The genome window CTGGTGGTGATGCGATCGTTGGTGTCGATGTCGATATCCAGCTCGCGGCCGTCAAAAATGATGCGTGCGTGTCTCATGGCTCAGGCACCTCCCAGTGTGTTGGTCAGGGTGCCGACACCCTCGATCGTTGCTTCCACTCTGTCACCTCGGGTGACCGGGACACGGTCACCGGCAAAGCCTACCGCGATGATCTCCCCCGGCTGCAGCGTCATGATCCAGGAGATGGTGCTGATCAGCTCGGCAACGCTGCGCTTCATGTCAGCCAGCGCAATCGCACTCTTCTGCTCGTCATTGACTCGGATGGTGACAGTGAGGGCGTCGGGGTTGGCGATGGTGTCGGCCGGGACGACCTCCGGGCCGACCGGCGCGGAGGTGTCCAGGCATTTGCCCTTGATATCGGGACGGAAGTAGTTTTCTTCCGGCAGCGAAAAATCACTGACGATGGTGTAGCCACGGACATAATCCAGTGCTTCAGCCTGACTGACGCGGCAGGTTTCGCGGCCAATGACCACGCCCAGGCTGGCGCCAACTGCCATGGCTTGAACGTCGTTGCCGTCGAAATCCTTCGCCCATTCCACCTCGGCGCCATCAACGTTCCAGGTGTTACGTGGCTTGTAATACAGCACCGGCTGGGTCGGTGGTTTCTTGTAGGGGGCTTCGTTGAATGTCCCTTCCAGAGCAGCCAGCTGGGACTTGTCGTTCAGTGCGACGCAGATCAGCTTGCTGTGAACCAGGGTGTTTGCTGTCATGATTAACCTTTTCTTGTGGTGGCCGCCGTTGATTAGTAGCCGGCCTGAGGTTTGTCGTCTTCAGCCGGGGCGCCCTGTTTGAAGCGCTGCGCCAGCTTTCGGGTTTCGTTGGCCAGGATCATGGTGTCGACGCCCACACCGACGAAATTGGCACCGTGCTTGATGTAGCTTTCTGTCAGGGATGGGTCGAGGCAGAGCAGGCCGGCATGTTTGCCGGCAGCACGTATTCTGCTGAGGCCCTTGTTGACCGTATCGACCACCTTCGGGTTGCCGGCGTCGCCGATGTAGCCCATGGATGCGGACAGGTCGGACGGGCCTATGAAGACCCCGTCGACACCGTCAACGGCAAGGATCTCATCGAGGTTGTCCATGGCACTGACGGTTTCCACC of Marinobacter sediminum contains these proteins:
- a CDS encoding fumarylacetoacetate hydrolase family protein, with the translated sequence MTANTLVHSKLICVALNDKSQLAALEGTFNEAPYKKPPTQPVLYYKPRNTWNVDGAEVEWAKDFDGNDVQAMAVGASLGVVIGRETCRVSQAEALDYVRGYTIVSDFSLPEENYFRPDIKGKCLDTSAPVGPEVVPADTIANPDALTVTIRVNDEQKSAIALADMKRSVAELISTISWIMTLQPGEIIAVGFAGDRVPVTRGDRVEATIEGVGTLTNTLGGA